From Halobacillus sp. Marseille-Q1614, the proteins below share one genomic window:
- a CDS encoding DUF5696 domain-containing protein, whose product MSKKWRWVLLVIILLFPVQAIANTLTNSEPDTNVKEEEKKRSSEMLRYKSNQFTQPENEDGSAEDRTLAKGYKLAAENENLALYVEEESLALQIENKQTGYIWTSGLTEDKEYNLNNTWQDMAHSAVTIDYIDGDKTSSESILTNDSEVSLTQQDNGFSASIAFEESEITVQVDVMLDGDSIEFHVPQSGIEEGERKLASMRIYPFLGAAEGTDMDGYMFIPDGSGALMRFDEKQISSMSPYRSAIYGEDEGFKRKAAEEGEDRVNKAHKITLPVYGMTNGVDKNGFVAIIDEGKTFADIIAYPSGISTDFHWITAQYNYRYQYYQPTSQNMSGYNVYQEEMNEFDITERITFLKDEAANYVGMAHAYQEYLLENEMLTAGEDQVDIRLEFLGGEVKSGLLRDSVQAMTKITDLPDYVERLKKQNVENMHVVYRGWTEGGYTGTLPVKFPFESKLGSNGEFEEVNDYFKDSDTHLYYYTDYTKAYDGASGFSGRTDVARKINSETITGQRDESNYYYLSPAKSLEIAREDSNKYKEHEISNLAVDSSSNLLFSDFNSESPRPEVIEVYQELFNELQNSVDSLSLYQPNDYMLSETDRYLEIPMYSSNYSFVSDTVPFLQIVLKGYVPYYASFSNFHNSPDDEVLRMIEYGAYPSFYLTTEPSHELMHTPSEDLYTSQFDNWESEIIEQYEMAEQSLGEVEGETITYRHVHESDIVEVGYSNGKAIVVNYRNEAVNIDGAEVEAKGYKVIDRGDQS is encoded by the coding sequence GTGTCTAAAAAGTGGAGATGGGTGTTACTCGTTATTATTCTGCTTTTTCCTGTTCAGGCTATAGCCAATACGCTGACCAATAGTGAGCCTGATACAAATGTAAAAGAAGAAGAAAAGAAACGTTCAAGTGAAATGCTTCGTTATAAATCAAATCAATTTACCCAGCCAGAGAATGAGGACGGATCTGCAGAAGATAGAACCTTGGCAAAGGGGTATAAACTGGCAGCCGAGAACGAGAATCTGGCCCTCTATGTAGAAGAAGAGTCATTAGCCTTACAAATAGAAAATAAACAAACCGGGTATATTTGGACCTCAGGACTTACCGAAGATAAAGAATACAACTTAAATAATACCTGGCAGGATATGGCTCATTCGGCTGTGACTATTGATTATATTGATGGAGATAAAACTTCTTCTGAAAGTATTCTAACTAACGATTCTGAAGTGTCTTTAACTCAGCAGGACAATGGCTTTTCTGCATCCATCGCCTTTGAAGAATCAGAAATAACGGTTCAGGTGGATGTCATGCTGGATGGTGATTCTATAGAGTTTCATGTACCGCAAAGCGGTATCGAAGAGGGAGAAAGAAAGCTGGCTTCCATGCGGATTTATCCATTTTTAGGTGCTGCTGAAGGCACGGACATGGACGGATATATGTTTATACCAGATGGAAGCGGAGCACTCATGCGCTTTGATGAAAAGCAGATATCGTCCATGTCTCCCTATCGATCAGCTATATATGGAGAGGACGAAGGGTTTAAGAGGAAAGCAGCCGAAGAAGGGGAAGATCGAGTAAACAAAGCTCATAAGATTACACTGCCTGTGTACGGCATGACGAATGGTGTCGATAAGAATGGTTTTGTTGCTATTATCGATGAAGGAAAAACATTTGCTGATATCATTGCCTATCCATCTGGTATCTCCACTGATTTTCATTGGATAACGGCTCAATATAATTACCGCTATCAATATTATCAGCCAACTAGTCAAAATATGAGCGGCTACAATGTTTATCAGGAAGAAATGAATGAATTTGATATCACAGAACGGATTACATTCCTAAAGGACGAAGCTGCTAACTATGTTGGCATGGCCCATGCCTATCAGGAATATTTGCTTGAAAATGAAATGTTGACAGCAGGAGAAGATCAAGTGGATATCCGTTTGGAGTTTTTAGGCGGTGAAGTGAAAAGCGGTCTGCTGAGAGACTCTGTGCAGGCGATGACTAAAATAACGGACTTGCCTGACTATGTTGAGCGCTTAAAGAAGCAAAATGTTGAAAATATGCATGTCGTATACCGTGGCTGGACGGAAGGTGGATATACAGGAACGCTGCCGGTGAAATTCCCGTTTGAAAGTAAGTTAGGAAGTAACGGGGAATTTGAAGAGGTGAATGATTACTTTAAAGACAGCGATACTCATTTATATTATTACACCGATTATACAAAAGCTTATGATGGGGCATCGGGCTTCTCCGGGCGGACAGACGTAGCGAGAAAAATTAATTCGGAGACGATAACCGGCCAGCGTGATGAATCAAACTATTATTACTTAAGTCCGGCAAAGTCTTTAGAAATTGCCAGGGAAGATAGTAATAAGTATAAGGAACATGAAATTTCAAATCTAGCAGTGGATTCGAGTTCAAATCTATTATTCTCTGATTTTAATAGTGAATCTCCGAGACCTGAAGTGATTGAAGTCTATCAAGAATTGTTCAATGAATTGCAGAACAGTGTCGATTCACTGTCCTTATATCAACCAAATGATTACATGTTATCTGAGACCGATCGTTACTTGGAGATACCAATGTACTCTTCTAATTACAGCTTTGTATCTGATACGGTACCTTTTTTACAAATTGTACTCAAAGGTTATGTTCCTTACTACGCTTCCTTTTCCAATTTTCATAATAGCCCAGATGACGAGGTTCTTCGAATGATAGAGTATGGGGCTTATCCATCGTTTTACTTGACGACAGAGCCTTCGCACGAATTGATGCATACCCCATCAGAGGATCTTTATACCTCTCAGTTCGATAATTGGGAAAGCGAAATCATTGAACAATATGAAATGGCAGAGCAAAGCTTAGGAGAAGTGGAAGGAGAAACGATCACTTATCGACATGTGCATGAGTCGGACATTGTAGAGGTCGGTTACTCTAATGGAAAAGCCATAGTGGTTAATTATAGAAATGAAGCAGTCAATATAGACGGGGCCGAAGTGGAAGCTAAAGGATATAAGGTGATCGACCGGGGGGATCAGTCATGA
- a CDS encoding carbohydrate ABC transporter permease, which translates to MASFHGTKINPDKFHRSQLKFYLFLIPMAVLMMIPIVYIFSHAFKPIDELFAYPPRFFVQKPTLQNFYDLASNTNATGVPMSRYLFNSVVITVIVVFLTVLISTMAGYVFSKKNFKFKKTIFEINTLALMFVPAAVVIPRYLLIDEVGLLDTFFAHIFPLLAMPVGLFLVKQFIDQIPDELIEAAKIDGANDFHIFFKIIVPLVKPAIATISILAFQAVWNNAETSTLFVDDENLKTFAFFMSTLAADTGGNSVAGQGMAAAASLIMFVPNLIIFIFMQSKVMNTMAHSGIK; encoded by the coding sequence ATGGCATCTTTTCATGGCACGAAAATAAATCCAGATAAGTTCCATAGAAGTCAACTAAAGTTTTACTTATTTCTAATTCCCATGGCTGTATTAATGATGATTCCAATCGTTTATATTTTTTCCCATGCCTTTAAGCCGATCGATGAACTGTTTGCTTATCCACCGAGGTTCTTTGTGCAGAAACCCACGCTTCAGAACTTCTATGATTTGGCGAGTAATACGAATGCAACAGGTGTCCCTATGTCGCGTTATTTATTTAACAGCGTCGTAATCACTGTGATTGTTGTTTTCCTTACGGTACTCATTAGTACCATGGCTGGCTATGTATTTTCAAAGAAAAATTTTAAGTTTAAGAAAACAATTTTTGAAATTAATACACTTGCTTTAATGTTTGTTCCCGCAGCTGTAGTGATTCCTCGATATCTGTTAATTGATGAGGTAGGGCTGCTCGATACTTTTTTTGCTCATATCTTTCCCCTATTAGCGATGCCGGTCGGGTTGTTTTTAGTTAAACAATTTATTGACCAGATACCAGACGAATTAATCGAAGCAGCCAAGATTGATGGCGCGAATGATTTCCATATCTTTTTTAAGATCATTGTTCCATTAGTAAAGCCTGCCATAGCTACTATTTCTATTCTGGCTTTTCAGGCCGTATGGAATAATGCTGAGACATCTACTTTATTTGTCGATGATGAAAATTTGAAGACGTTCGCCTTTTTCATGTCTACTCTAGCTGCAGACACGGGAGGTAATTCAGTCGCTGGCCAAGGAATGGCAGCTGCTGCCTCATTGATTATGTTCGTGCCTAATTTGATTATATTTATCTTTATGCAAAGTAAAGTTATGAACACGATGGCACACTCTGGTATTAAGTAA
- a CDS encoding carbohydrate ABC transporter permease, with amino-acid sequence MLDTKLSHVQKRKVSNYFSKVKSFLLGVQGNAGFLFKFGVYGLLIVIGFVYLFPIIYMSSYSFKSLEDLLNPLISWIPSSFYVENYQVAYNVLNLFPTLMETLYVTVVPSLAQTAVAAVIGYGFARFNFPFKKVLFGLVLITFIIPPQVLLIPRYVFFNEMELIGSILSFLLPAMFGQGLNSAIFILIFYQFFRMMPKALEEAAHLDGAGNFRIFITIAIPMAVPAIIISFLFSFVWYWNETALASLYFGNELTTLPIELGKFNATFDQLYTGDTEASNINEGISMAGTMLSILPLLIVYFFTQRWFVEGVDRSGITGE; translated from the coding sequence ATGCTGGATACTAAGCTGTCTCACGTTCAAAAAAGAAAGGTAAGTAATTACTTTTCTAAAGTAAAAAGCTTTCTGTTAGGAGTGCAGGGAAATGCTGGCTTTCTGTTCAAGTTTGGTGTATACGGTCTATTAATCGTCATTGGGTTTGTCTACTTATTTCCAATTATTTATATGAGCTCATATAGTTTTAAGTCACTTGAAGACCTTCTGAACCCCTTGATCAGCTGGATTCCTTCCTCTTTTTATGTGGAAAATTATCAGGTAGCGTATAATGTCTTAAATTTGTTTCCCACTCTGATGGAAACATTGTATGTGACCGTAGTCCCATCGCTTGCTCAAACAGCGGTTGCTGCTGTTATTGGCTATGGTTTTGCCAGATTTAATTTCCCTTTTAAGAAAGTTTTGTTTGGATTAGTGTTAATTACATTTATAATACCTCCTCAGGTGCTCCTAATCCCGAGGTATGTATTTTTTAACGAAATGGAACTTATAGGCAGTATTCTATCGTTCTTACTTCCTGCTATGTTCGGGCAAGGTCTTAATAGCGCGATCTTTATTCTGATTTTCTATCAATTTTTTAGAATGATGCCTAAAGCTCTGGAAGAAGCAGCCCATTTGGATGGGGCAGGGAATTTTCGGATATTTATAACAATTGCTATCCCAATGGCTGTGCCGGCCATTATCATTTCCTTTCTGTTTTCATTTGTGTGGTATTGGAATGAAACAGCACTCGCCAGTCTTTATTTTGGTAATGAGCTTACTACATTGCCGATAGAGCTAGGAAAGTTTAATGCCACCTTTGATCAGCTTTATACCGGTGATACAGAGGCAAGTAACATTAATGAAGGGATTAGCATGGCAGGAACGATGCTATCCATTCTCCCATTACTCATTGTTTATTTCTTTACACAGCGCTGGTTTGTTGAAGGCGTTGATCGTTCCGGTATTACTGGCGAATAA
- a CDS encoding carbohydrate ABC transporter permease, with protein sequence MNRSHLSTSIFLAPYLLLFTTFIIIPVAIAVGLSFTYFNTIEFPSFIGLANYVNIITQDNTFMQYVLPNTLMFSLIVGPGGYILAFMLAWMLAQISKGPRTVLALILFSPSMTAGVAMAVVWKIIFSGDQTGYLNNLLISMGFITEPIQFLQSPEYLMVIMILVTLWGSMGVGFLAMLSGVLNIDREIYEAAYIDGIRNRFQEIIYITIPSMKPQMLFGAVMAVVTTFQAGAIGVELSGQNPTPQNAGQLIVNHLEDFGFIRYEMGYAAALSVLLLLFIYGFSRVAMKLFGEKD encoded by the coding sequence ATGAATAGAAGTCATTTAAGTACATCCATTTTCCTTGCGCCTTATCTATTATTATTTACTACATTTATCATTATTCCGGTAGCGATCGCGGTTGGATTATCCTTTACTTACTTCAATACAATAGAATTTCCGTCCTTCATCGGACTGGCCAACTATGTCAATATCATCACGCAGGATAACACGTTTATGCAGTATGTATTGCCGAATACATTAATGTTTTCCTTAATTGTAGGGCCTGGGGGGTACATCCTCGCATTCATGCTGGCGTGGATGCTAGCGCAGATATCGAAGGGTCCTCGAACCGTTCTCGCCTTGATCCTATTTTCGCCTTCTATGACAGCGGGAGTTGCGATGGCAGTAGTTTGGAAGATTATCTTCAGTGGAGATCAGACAGGTTATCTAAATAACTTGTTAATCTCTATGGGGTTTATCACAGAACCCATTCAGTTCTTGCAGTCACCCGAATACTTAATGGTCATTATGATTCTAGTGACACTTTGGGGGAGCATGGGAGTAGGTTTTCTCGCGATGTTATCTGGTGTGCTGAATATTGATAGAGAAATATATGAAGCAGCCTACATTGACGGGATTCGAAATAGGTTTCAAGAGATTATTTATATTACGATTCCTTCGATGAAGCCGCAAATGCTTTTTGGAGCCGTTATGGCCGTAGTAACGACCTTCCAGGCAGGGGCCATTGGAGTAGAGCTCTCCGGTCAGAACCCCACTCCCCAAAATGCGGGTCAGTTAATTGTCAACCACTTAGAAGATTTCGGGTTCATTCGATATGAAATGGGATATGCTGCTGCATTATCCGTACTGCTGCTCTTATTCATTTATGGTTTTTCAAGAGTAGCTATGAAGCTGTTTGGTGAGAAAGATTAA
- a CDS encoding carbohydrate ABC transporter permease: protein MRQMSLKNKKSLIGVTFLSPWIIGFLVFTAFPLFYSLYLSFQKVKITPSGIQTEFIRFENYVYAFTVDTQFTQVLLRFLRELIISTPIIIVFSLIIALLLNQPIRMKGFFRTIFFLPVIIASGPVITDLMAQDVTSIPSIEEYAIFAAFLSNTDGILNTILTYLMDNLIIILWYSGVQILIFLAALQKTDRQIYEAAKIDGASNWECFWKVTLPTLYPMIIVNLIYTIVTYSIFALNPVVEHIQGNMFEISTGFGYASALSWMYFLVITLVLAVSVGFMAVRGNKKYR, encoded by the coding sequence ATGAGGCAAATGTCGCTGAAGAATAAAAAAAGCTTAATAGGTGTGACATTTTTATCTCCTTGGATCATTGGCTTTCTTGTTTTTACGGCTTTTCCGTTATTTTATTCCCTCTACTTAAGTTTTCAGAAAGTGAAAATCACGCCAAGTGGTATTCAAACTGAATTTATTAGGTTTGAAAATTATGTGTATGCCTTCACTGTTGATACACAGTTCACTCAGGTGCTGCTTAGATTCTTACGTGAACTTATAATTTCGACGCCGATTATCATTGTGTTTTCTTTAATTATTGCCTTGTTACTCAACCAGCCCATTCGGATGAAAGGTTTTTTTCGGACAATTTTCTTTCTTCCTGTAATTATAGCCAGCGGTCCTGTAATCACTGATTTAATGGCACAAGACGTTACTTCTATTCCTTCAATTGAGGAATATGCTATTTTTGCAGCTTTTCTATCGAATACAGATGGGATATTAAACACCATTCTGACGTACTTAATGGATAACTTGATAATTATTTTATGGTATTCAGGAGTGCAAATATTAATCTTCTTAGCTGCGTTACAAAAAACAGACAGGCAAATATATGAAGCTGCCAAAATTGACGGTGCATCCAATTGGGAATGTTTTTGGAAAGTAACCTTACCCACCCTGTACCCAATGATTATCGTTAATTTAATTTATACGATTGTCACTTATTCAATTTTCGCTTTGAATCCAGTAGTCGAGCACATTCAAGGCAACATGTTCGAAATCTCCACAGGATTTGGTTACGCTTCCGCGCTGTCGTGGATGTACTTTCTTGTCATAACGCTTGTCTTAGCTGTCAGTGTAGGGTTTATGGCAGTGAGAGGTAATAAAAAGTACCGTTAA
- a CDS encoding YIP1 family protein: MREFFILVFCFCFITLFPTLSSASVSVPYKTETLTADGNVIETQAAYSPIGLFGKGTEIVNPEDIYIDQKDQVYIADSGTQTVTKFDEDGNVLKKYGEGLLNQPLGVYADENGEVYVADYGSEKVFKFEEDGEVIQEYGRPESPLFGKKAPYKPEKVSVDKRGNIYIIGESATNGIIQLSQDGTFLGYYGANTLAPSLGTFLQDMITTQRQRANLFMKEPPAPGNISIDDQGLVYTVTSGTTWESIRKLNIEGGNILPADMTEETNLVDIAVGSIGNIFTVGNDGIIYEYDSSGNLLFSFGGKTSENNRLGLMMQPSSIEVDNVGRIYLTDREQGNIQIFEPTEFTTTLHQGLALFEEGYYVESEEYWNEILRLNSSFGLAHTAKGEALYKQQEYDEALEEFKLANDKDGYSNAFWEIRYRWMESNLAGAFLLIFAFFTARYTVRFMDKKKNILQPVKNTTGKIKRKKLVGELLFLTRFIKKPIDSIYYLKNYEQVSVLSAALLYLILVVEYLMSIYWTGFLFTNRVLENVNIFFEAGTVLLPLFLFIVVNYLVSTITDGEGKFRDVFIGTIYSLAPIILFILPITLISNTLTFNEAFIYTFSLQIIIVWSIIILFTTIKEIHDFSFWGTVRNILITLFGMFLSVLVFFVLYVLFDQLYSFVSAIIEEVVLRV; the protein is encoded by the coding sequence ATGAGGGAATTTTTCATTTTAGTTTTTTGTTTTTGCTTTATTACATTGTTTCCCACACTTTCCTCTGCTTCCGTTTCTGTCCCCTACAAAACAGAAACTTTAACAGCTGATGGAAATGTTATAGAAACACAAGCCGCCTATTCACCAATTGGTTTATTCGGTAAGGGAACAGAGATTGTTAATCCGGAAGATATTTATATTGATCAGAAGGACCAAGTCTATATTGCAGATTCAGGTACTCAAACTGTAACGAAATTTGATGAAGATGGAAATGTATTAAAGAAATATGGTGAAGGTTTATTAAACCAGCCATTAGGTGTTTATGCAGATGAGAATGGAGAAGTATATGTCGCTGATTATGGAAGCGAAAAAGTATTTAAGTTCGAGGAAGACGGGGAGGTCATTCAGGAGTATGGAAGACCGGAATCCCCTTTATTCGGGAAAAAAGCTCCATACAAACCTGAAAAAGTATCTGTAGATAAACGTGGCAATATCTACATTATTGGGGAGAGTGCGACCAATGGCATTATTCAATTAAGCCAGGACGGTACATTCCTAGGATACTATGGAGCAAATACTCTAGCGCCATCACTGGGAACTTTCCTTCAGGATATGATTACAACTCAGCGGCAAAGAGCTAACCTTTTTATGAAAGAGCCTCCTGCTCCAGGAAACATATCAATCGACGATCAAGGTTTAGTTTATACCGTCACTTCCGGAACTACCTGGGAATCTATTCGGAAATTGAATATAGAGGGCGGCAATATATTACCTGCCGACATGACAGAAGAAACCAACCTAGTTGATATAGCTGTCGGTTCCATCGGAAACATTTTCACTGTTGGCAATGATGGGATTATTTATGAATATGACAGTTCCGGCAACCTGCTGTTTTCCTTTGGCGGAAAGACCTCTGAAAACAATCGTCTTGGATTAATGATGCAGCCGTCTAGTATTGAGGTGGACAATGTAGGCAGGATTTATTTAACAGATCGCGAGCAGGGGAACATTCAGATATTTGAACCAACAGAATTTACGACGACTCTCCATCAAGGATTAGCCCTATTTGAAGAAGGTTATTATGTCGAGAGTGAAGAATATTGGAACGAAATTTTAAGATTAAACTCTTCCTTTGGACTGGCCCATACGGCTAAAGGGGAAGCGCTGTATAAGCAGCAGGAATATGATGAAGCCTTAGAAGAATTTAAATTAGCCAACGATAAAGATGGGTATTCGAATGCATTTTGGGAGATTCGCTATCGCTGGATGGAATCAAACTTAGCAGGCGCTTTCCTTCTCATTTTCGCTTTCTTTACGGCTAGATATACAGTGAGATTCATGGATAAGAAGAAGAATATACTGCAGCCCGTAAAAAATACCACAGGTAAAATAAAGCGGAAGAAGCTGGTCGGTGAACTTCTATTCTTAACACGTTTTATTAAGAAGCCGATCGACAGCATCTATTATTTAAAAAACTATGAACAAGTATCTGTTTTGTCTGCTGCTCTATTATATCTGATATTAGTGGTTGAATACTTAATGTCCATTTATTGGACAGGTTTTCTTTTCACAAATCGAGTATTGGAAAATGTAAACATATTTTTTGAAGCAGGAACTGTCTTACTTCCCCTATTCTTATTTATTGTCGTTAATTACTTAGTCAGTACGATCACAGATGGGGAAGGAAAGTTTAGGGATGTATTTATCGGGACAATTTATTCATTAGCCCCGATCATATTATTCATTCTTCCTATTACGCTGATTTCCAATACTCTTACCTTTAATGAAGCGTTCATCTATACATTTTCTCTTCAGATTATTATCGTCTGGTCAATCATCATTTTATTTACCACCATTAAAGAGATTCACGACTTTTCCTTCTGGGGAACGGTGAGAAATATTTTAATTACACTGTTTGGCATGTTTCTTTCCGTATTAGTGTTTTTCGTTCTTTATGTTTTATTTGACCAATTGTACAGCTTTGTGAGCGCGATCATTGAGGAGGTGGTGTTACGTGTCTAA
- a CDS encoding extracellular solute-binding protein yields MKSKVLLWSLLMLFFIPQTAALANGEDDEENVVEEIEEQSYHLELNEWKEKGLDSIAQFERAISPSSFIGIDDNELLSPSESQGYEDRVFYWRNQKSLTVEVEVEEEGLYEIGFDYLPQGDLIMPIEGAIQINGEYPFSESRQIVFPSKWKNETEEFETDRSGNEIIPKQEPIEQWSHVKAEDSTYMYKRPLQFHLKKGKNTISLLNLRGEMLVGDVYVTSPEQIPDYEDYAASRKDAKKHKELKTYEAEHPSEKNSSYIRPVATEDPSVHPYSQDSLQLNTLGGDSWREPGQTVSWEVEAEEAGFYQLSFKAFQENESRAPVYRKLLINDRVPFKEMEQYQFKYSKEWYNETLSNEEGEPYFFYLEEGKNKVSLKADPSPHGRVLFAIDEVMREIDELSLSIRKLVGNQQGSRDWDIEEYIPGVEEQLLGMAEKLTKEVDYLVTLNDGQESTEIASLKIAIDKLKNLAAEPDEIPNKLTQLSTGSNSAAQLLGDISMNLSKQPLLLDRFYVHGDTSIPDAEAGFLTKAKDSVSGFFRSFTEDNLATAEVEEDTLEVWVNRPRQYVELLQNITDQNFTPETGIKVKYSLMPDEQKLVLASAADTQPDLALGISNWVPYELAIRGAAVDLRQFEDFSEVGRQFSPGAFLPLVIEDGVYALPETQDFFVQFYRKDIMEELDIPIPNTWEEVTSILPELQRYGMNYYTPLAQESAFKPFQTTSPFIYQFGGSLYEEDGIGTTIDEENALEGIQFMADLSTIYSMPLQVPRFYNHFRYSTLPIGVAPFGTYVELTTAAPEISGWWNITPQPGIEQEDGTVERWASGSGQASMIFDGSGKKEDSWELLKWWMSTETQTEFAVNLQTLYGPEYMWNTANLQSFKQLPLPEEHKQVIVEQWEYLKEVPKTPFSYMVEREISNVWNKVVFDGENARAAVDDSVILINREMRRKLEEFGYMEEGEAVKPYEIPTIEKVERWLEADE; encoded by the coding sequence ATGAAATCTAAGGTGCTGTTATGGTCGCTATTGATGCTGTTCTTTATCCCACAAACGGCTGCCCTGGCTAACGGTGAAGACGATGAAGAGAACGTTGTGGAAGAAATTGAAGAACAGAGTTATCACCTCGAACTCAACGAATGGAAAGAAAAAGGTTTAGATAGCATCGCTCAATTCGAGCGTGCTATCTCACCTTCTTCATTTATAGGTATAGATGATAACGAATTATTATCCCCATCGGAGAGCCAAGGTTATGAGGATCGCGTATTCTATTGGCGTAATCAAAAGTCATTAACGGTTGAAGTCGAGGTCGAAGAAGAAGGATTATACGAAATTGGTTTTGATTATTTACCACAAGGTGATTTGATAATGCCAATAGAGGGTGCAATCCAAATCAATGGTGAATATCCATTCTCAGAAAGCAGGCAAATTGTATTTCCGAGTAAATGGAAAAATGAAACAGAAGAATTTGAAACAGATCGTTCAGGAAATGAAATTATTCCAAAACAAGAACCTATTGAACAGTGGTCGCATGTAAAAGCAGAGGATTCCACCTATATGTATAAGCGCCCGCTCCAATTTCATTTGAAAAAAGGGAAAAATACCATCTCTTTACTTAATTTAAGAGGTGAAATGCTGGTTGGGGATGTTTATGTAACCTCACCGGAACAGATTCCTGATTATGAGGACTACGCAGCCAGCCGTAAAGATGCGAAAAAACACAAGGAACTAAAAACCTATGAAGCTGAGCATCCATCAGAGAAAAATAGTTCCTACATAAGACCAGTAGCAACAGAGGATCCCTCTGTCCACCCTTATTCCCAAGACTCTCTCCAATTAAATACTTTAGGGGGGGATTCCTGGAGAGAGCCGGGTCAGACAGTCAGCTGGGAAGTAGAAGCAGAAGAAGCGGGTTTTTATCAATTATCTTTTAAAGCGTTTCAAGAAAATGAATCAAGAGCACCTGTCTACCGAAAGTTATTGATCAATGATCGAGTTCCTTTTAAGGAAATGGAGCAATATCAATTCAAATATAGTAAAGAGTGGTACAACGAGACGTTAAGCAATGAAGAAGGAGAGCCTTACTTCTTTTATCTGGAAGAAGGAAAGAACAAAGTAAGCCTAAAAGCAGATCCTTCTCCACATGGGCGTGTGTTATTTGCCATCGATGAAGTCATGCGTGAAATTGACGAGCTTTCTCTATCGATTCGCAAGTTAGTCGGAAATCAGCAAGGGTCGCGTGACTGGGATATTGAGGAATACATCCCGGGAGTAGAGGAACAATTGCTCGGCATGGCTGAGAAACTTACTAAAGAAGTGGATTATCTCGTTACTTTAAATGATGGACAGGAGTCTACTGAAATAGCTTCATTGAAAATAGCAATTGATAAACTGAAAAATTTAGCGGCTGAACCAGATGAAATTCCAAATAAACTGACACAATTATCGACAGGGTCTAACTCTGCTGCTCAGCTGCTTGGGGACATATCTATGAATTTATCCAAACAGCCGCTTCTGCTTGACCGATTCTATGTACACGGAGATACTTCCATTCCGGATGCAGAGGCTGGTTTTTTAACAAAAGCGAAAGATTCAGTAAGCGGGTTTTTTCGGTCTTTTACAGAGGATAACTTAGCAACTGCTGAGGTGGAGGAAGACACCTTGGAAGTGTGGGTGAATCGCCCGAGACAATATGTGGAATTGCTGCAGAATATCACTGACCAGAATTTCACACCAGAAACAGGCATTAAAGTGAAATACTCTTTAATGCCGGATGAACAAAAACTTGTTTTAGCAAGCGCTGCCGACACGCAGCCTGATCTAGCTTTAGGGATTAGTAACTGGGTTCCCTATGAACTGGCAATTCGAGGAGCAGCCGTTGATTTAAGGCAATTCGAGGATTTCAGCGAAGTAGGCCGGCAGTTTTCACCAGGGGCTTTCCTTCCTTTAGTGATCGAAGATGGAGTCTACGCGCTTCCTGAAACTCAAGACTTCTTTGTGCAATTCTATCGTAAGGACATTATGGAAGAGTTAGATATACCTATACCAAATACATGGGAGGAAGTCACATCGATATTGCCTGAGCTGCAGAGATATGGAATGAACTATTACACCCCATTAGCTCAGGAGTCTGCTTTTAAGCCATTTCAAACGACTTCTCCATTTATCTATCAATTCGGCGGCAGTTTATATGAAGAAGATGGCATCGGTACAACTATTGATGAGGAAAATGCGCTTGAAGGCATTCAATTCATGGCTGATTTAAGTACAATCTACAGTATGCCTCTGCAGGTTCCTAGATTCTATAACCATTTTAGATATTCTACTCTGCCGATTGGTGTTGCCCCGTTTGGTACGTATGTTGAACTTACTACGGCAGCCCCTGAAATCTCTGGGTGGTGGAATATCACTCCACAGCCTGGCATTGAGCAGGAAGATGGAACTGTTGAAAGATGGGCCTCAGGCTCAGGACAAGCTTCTATGATTTTTGATGGAAGTGGCAAGAAAGAAGATTCATGGGAACTGTTGAAATGGTGGATGTCGACAGAGACACAGACTGAATTCGCCGTCAACTTACAAACATTATACGGGCCTGAATATATGTGGAATACGGCCAACCTTCAATCCTTTAAGCAATTGCCGCTGCCGGAAGAACATAAACAAGTGATCGTGGAACAGTGGGAATATTTGAAGGAAGTTCCTAAGACACCTTTCTCCTATATGGTCGAACGTGAGATTAGTAATGTATGGAATAAAGTTGTATTTGATGGAGAAAATGCACGTGCGGCCGTGGATGACAGTGTTATTTTAATTAATCGGGAAATGCGGAGAAAGCTGGAAGAATTCGGATATATGGAAGAGGGAGAAGCGGTTAAACCATACGAAATTCCAACAATCGAAAAGGTAGAAAGGTGGCTGGAAGCTGATGAATAG